In Phenylobacterium zucineum HLK1, one DNA window encodes the following:
- a CDS encoding C13 family peptidase, translating into MRRPARLILVIAGLLLALASVPARAGPFSDWTAVVIAGDWQGSGGGPTEAFDNARRDVARALGRVGFEPQNLRQFSTRPEQDAATRPEPSDIENIYGAMAELTGKATGGCLFYVTSHGTPKGAIVGKGMLAPSVLAAMLDRTCGRRPTIVVISACFSGVFVPQLAAANRMVLTAARPDRTSFGCGESDRYPFFDECFLQAMPKSPDFSALGASVRDCVRRREIAEKVSPPSEPQVYVGAELRPILPLYGFP; encoded by the coding sequence ATGCGCCGGCCGGCCCGCCTGATCCTCGTGATCGCGGGCCTGCTGCTCGCGCTCGCGAGCGTCCCCGCCCGCGCCGGGCCGTTCTCGGACTGGACGGCGGTGGTCATCGCCGGCGACTGGCAGGGGTCGGGCGGCGGCCCGACCGAGGCCTTCGACAACGCCCGCCGCGACGTCGCCCGGGCGCTGGGCCGGGTGGGCTTCGAGCCGCAGAACCTGCGCCAGTTCTCCACCCGCCCCGAACAGGACGCGGCGACCCGTCCCGAACCGTCCGACATCGAGAACATCTACGGCGCCATGGCCGAGCTGACGGGCAAGGCGACGGGAGGCTGCCTCTTCTACGTGACCAGCCACGGCACGCCGAAGGGCGCGATCGTCGGCAAGGGCATGCTGGCGCCCAGCGTCCTGGCCGCCATGCTGGACCGCACCTGCGGCCGGCGCCCGACCATCGTGGTGATCTCGGCCTGCTTCTCGGGCGTGTTCGTGCCGCAGCTCGCCGCGGCCAACCGCATGGTCCTGACCGCCGCCCGCCCCGACCGCACCTCGTTCGGCTGCGGCGAGAGCGACCGCTATCCCTTCTTCGACGAGTGCTTCCTGCAGGCGATGCCGAAGTCGCCCGACTTCTCGGCCCTGGGCGCCTCGGTCCGCGACTGCGTCCGGCGGCGCGAGATCGCCGAGAAGGTCAGCCCGCCGTCCGAGCCGCAGGTCTATGTCGGCGCCGAACTGCGGCCCATCCTGCCTCTCTACGGCTTCCCCTAG
- a CDS encoding tetratricopeptide repeat protein, giving the protein MSLDAYEALVALARRQQGEGRYRESEESLNRALTLRPGSDLARVGLAYALLARGAFAQAWPLLEARAGAAPDLVPPVTASYPEWRGEPLAGKSILVWVEQGFGDQIMMARFVAALRAQGASVTLGCRTALAALFAPLADRLIAIDAGGSVEVPRHDYWTRYFSLPGRLGVTLETLPGAPYLAAPADRRERWSGWSGVGLAWEASATGAAARSKSLPEPDVRALLGLGLRSLSPQDTGARDFADTAAILERLDLVVSIDTAVAHLAGALGRPVWILLPYAADWRWMTGRTDSPWYPTARLFRQPAPGQWAPVAAQVREALAAWRS; this is encoded by the coding sequence GTGAGCCTGGACGCGTACGAGGCGCTGGTCGCCCTCGCCCGGCGGCAGCAGGGCGAGGGCCGCTACCGCGAGTCCGAGGAGAGCCTGAACCGGGCGCTGACCCTGCGGCCAGGCAGCGACCTGGCGCGCGTGGGCCTCGCCTACGCCCTGCTGGCGCGCGGCGCGTTCGCGCAGGCCTGGCCGCTGCTGGAGGCGCGCGCCGGCGCCGCCCCCGACCTGGTGCCGCCGGTGACGGCGTCCTACCCCGAGTGGCGCGGCGAGCCGCTGGCCGGCAAGTCGATCCTCGTATGGGTCGAGCAGGGCTTCGGCGACCAGATCATGATGGCGCGCTTCGTGGCGGCGCTGCGGGCCCAGGGCGCCAGCGTCACCCTGGGGTGCCGGACCGCGCTCGCGGCGCTGTTCGCCCCCCTGGCCGACCGGCTGATCGCCATCGACGCCGGCGGCTCGGTGGAGGTGCCGCGGCACGACTACTGGACGCGCTACTTCTCGCTGCCGGGGCGGCTGGGCGTGACGCTCGAGACCCTGCCGGGCGCGCCCTACCTCGCCGCGCCCGCGGACCGGCGCGAGCGCTGGAGCGGCTGGTCCGGCGTGGGCCTGGCCTGGGAGGCCAGCGCCACGGGGGCGGCGGCGCGCAGCAAGAGCCTGCCCGAACCCGACGTGCGCGCCTTGCTCGGCCTTGGCCTGCGCAGCCTGAGCCCGCAGGACACCGGCGCCCGCGACTTCGCCGACACCGCCGCGATCCTGGAGCGCCTGGACCTGGTGGTCAGCATCGACACCGCGGTGGCGCACCTCGCCGGGGCGCTGGGCCGGCCGGTCTGGATCCTGCTGCCCTACGCCGCCGACTGGCGCTGGATGACGGGGCGCACGGACAGCCCCTGGTATCCAACGGCGAGGCTGTTCCGGCAGCCGGCCCCCGGCCAGTGGGCGCCGGTCGCGGCGCAGGTGCGGGAGGCGCTGGCGGCATGGCGCTCGTGA
- a CDS encoding serine hydrolase domain-containing protein — MRCGLKTALAGLAMLILGPAAAAQEAEPSSSPPPAIAAAALPDAPVPYTQIRPKRPQPKARPQATAPQSVAGQAAAAQPAAPAVAGAADVVPGLPVQATGARLSPGETIPTAELEAFVDGWVRDAMAREHVAGAAVSIVQNGRVVLKKGYGFADLNPRKAVDPDRTLFRIGSISKTFTWILAMNEVERGRMALDQPINRYLPEKTRVRGEGYRRPVTLKTLMDHSPGFEDRAMGQLFERDADRIRPLDLYLRQERPRRVRASGVASSYSNYGTGLAGLAVANLNRKPFEDLVEDELLTPLGMSRTTFREPRPERRGLPAPMPADLQDDVARGYWWRGGAFKVRPYEYIGQIAPAGSASSTAGDMARYMLALLGDGSWNGATIYGPRAARAFRQPIQATAPGINGWAHGFIVYGLPGGYRGYGHDGATIAFHSSMVVAPQLGLGVFITTNSDDGHELSGRFAEAVVRQFYAAPVTFPRPGSAELLAARGAFEGYYVTSRRAHGGLEGFVGLMIGGTQARVTPEGRLVTGSGDELRTWVPEGPVREGRFIAADGDERLAFRMKNGRAVSFRDAFNAAQMQRAAWWMHPLLLGALAGLTGLAAIATLLGVFLRNRRDFRESQIQARAALTQNIQAGLWLAAFALLAAWGMQTADLAKVFFDWPGALLITASACALVAAALTLVTAAALPAVWQGGRRVESWTGTRKAFFTVTVLVYAAFSVVLGLWGLLSPWSG, encoded by the coding sequence ATGCGGTGCGGACTGAAGACGGCCCTCGCGGGCCTGGCGATGCTCATCCTCGGCCCCGCCGCGGCCGCGCAGGAGGCCGAGCCCTCGTCATCCCCGCCGCCGGCGATCGCCGCCGCCGCCCTGCCCGACGCGCCGGTCCCCTACACCCAGATCCGTCCGAAACGGCCCCAGCCCAAGGCGCGCCCGCAGGCGACCGCCCCGCAATCCGTCGCGGGCCAGGCGGCCGCCGCCCAGCCCGCGGCGCCCGCCGTCGCCGGAGCGGCGGACGTGGTCCCCGGCCTGCCCGTCCAGGCCACCGGCGCGCGGCTGTCGCCGGGCGAGACCATTCCCACCGCCGAGCTGGAGGCCTTCGTCGACGGCTGGGTGCGCGACGCCATGGCCCGCGAGCATGTCGCCGGGGCGGCGGTCTCGATCGTCCAGAACGGCCGGGTGGTCCTGAAGAAGGGCTACGGCTTCGCCGACCTCAACCCGCGAAAGGCCGTGGACCCCGACCGGACGCTGTTCCGCATCGGCTCGATCTCCAAGACCTTCACCTGGATCCTGGCGATGAACGAGGTCGAGAGGGGGCGGATGGCGCTCGACCAGCCGATCAACCGCTACCTGCCCGAGAAGACCCGGGTGCGCGGCGAGGGCTACCGCCGGCCGGTCACCCTGAAGACCCTGATGGACCACTCGCCGGGCTTCGAGGACCGGGCCATGGGCCAGCTCTTCGAACGCGACGCCGACCGCATCCGCCCCCTCGACCTCTACCTGCGGCAGGAGCGGCCCCGGCGCGTGCGCGCGTCGGGCGTGGCGTCCAGCTACTCCAACTACGGCACGGGGCTGGCGGGACTGGCGGTCGCCAACCTCAACCGCAAGCCGTTCGAGGACCTGGTCGAGGACGAGCTGCTCACGCCGCTGGGCATGAGCCGCACCACGTTCCGCGAGCCGCGTCCCGAGCGGCGCGGCCTGCCCGCGCCGATGCCGGCGGACCTGCAGGACGACGTGGCCCGCGGCTATTGGTGGCGCGGCGGAGCCTTCAAGGTGCGTCCCTACGAGTACATCGGCCAGATCGCCCCGGCCGGGTCGGCCTCGTCGACCGCCGGCGACATGGCGCGCTACATGCTGGCGCTGCTGGGCGACGGATCCTGGAATGGCGCGACCATCTACGGCCCCCGCGCGGCGCGGGCGTTCCGCCAGCCGATCCAGGCCACCGCGCCGGGGATCAACGGCTGGGCCCACGGCTTCATCGTCTACGGTCTGCCGGGGGGCTATCGCGGCTACGGCCACGACGGGGCGACCATCGCCTTCCATTCCAGCATGGTGGTGGCGCCGCAGCTGGGCCTCGGCGTCTTCATCACGACCAACAGCGACGACGGCCACGAGCTGAGCGGCCGGTTCGCCGAGGCCGTCGTGCGCCAGTTCTACGCCGCCCCGGTGACGTTCCCGCGCCCCGGCTCGGCCGAGCTGCTGGCGGCCCGCGGGGCGTTCGAGGGCTACTACGTCACCAGCCGCCGGGCCCATGGCGGGCTGGAGGGCTTCGTCGGCCTGATGATCGGCGGGACGCAGGCGCGCGTGACGCCGGAGGGCCGGCTGGTCACCGGCTCGGGCGACGAGCTGCGGACCTGGGTCCCGGAAGGCCCGGTCCGCGAGGGCCGGTTCATCGCCGCCGACGGCGACGAGCGGCTGGCCTTCCGGATGAAGAACGGCCGCGCCGTCAGCTTCCGCGACGCCTTCAACGCCGCCCAGATGCAGCGGGCGGCCTGGTGGATGCACCCGCTGCTCCTGGGCGCCCTGGCGGGCCTGACCGGCCTGGCCGCCATCGCGACCCTGCTGGGCGTCTTCCTGCGCAACCGGCGCGACTTCCGCGAAAGCCAGATCCAGGCGCGGGCCGCGCTCACCCAGAACATCCAGGCCGGGCTGTGGCTCGCCGCCTTCGCCCTGCTGGCGGCGTGGGGCATGCAGACGGCCGACCTCGCCAAGGTGTTCTTCGACTGGCCGGGGGCTCTGCTGATCACCGCATCGGCCTGCGCCCTCGTCGCCGCGGCCCTGACCCTGGTCACCGCGGCCGCGCTGCCGGCGGTCTGGCAGGGCGGCCGGCGGGTCGAATCGTGGACCGGGACCCGCAAGGCGTTCTTCACCGTCACTGTGCTGGTCTATGCCGCTTTCTCGGTGGTGCTGGGCCTCTGGGGCCTCCTGTCCCCCTGGAGCGGCTGA
- a CDS encoding DUF6665 family protein, giving the protein MSSLRPPQSLTSRLGVDTGEAVLRYELLEEQAVSLGRAGRKMEAALAVLRDLEQGGEGRAEALKAAADAVWAFLVQREVLGLRDRAAVVAQYAIPREVLNRLGVK; this is encoded by the coding sequence ATGTCCTCGCTGCGCCCGCCCCAGAGCCTGACGAGCCGCCTCGGCGTCGACACCGGCGAGGCGGTGCTCCGCTACGAGCTCCTGGAGGAGCAGGCGGTCTCGCTCGGCCGCGCCGGCCGCAAGATGGAGGCGGCGCTCGCGGTCCTGCGCGACCTCGAGCAGGGAGGCGAGGGCCGGGCCGAGGCGCTCAAGGCCGCGGCCGACGCGGTGTGGGCCTTCCTGGTCCAGCGCGAGGTGCTGGGCCTGCGCGACCGGGCCGCCGTCGTCGCCCAGTACGCCATCCCCCGCGAGGTCCTGAACCGGCTCGGGGTCAAATAG
- a CDS encoding PaaI family thioesterase, whose product MSDVASPEPQALTDEAILERFQRSKNQPTGSQTLGFRLTGVSQADRSVEVEFEARAELLLNPMRQIQGGYLCAMLDECMSVACMVASGMTAVAPTLEMKTSFFRPGMPGKIRGIGKVVKWGRQVAFTEGELYDPEGRLLAKATGTALPTPFASYKK is encoded by the coding sequence ATGAGCGACGTCGCGAGCCCCGAGCCGCAGGCTCTCACCGACGAGGCCATTCTCGAGCGCTTCCAGCGCAGCAAGAACCAGCCGACCGGCTCCCAGACGCTGGGGTTCCGGCTGACGGGCGTCAGCCAGGCCGACCGCTCGGTCGAGGTGGAGTTCGAAGCGCGGGCCGAGCTGCTGCTCAACCCCATGCGCCAGATCCAGGGCGGCTACCTCTGCGCCATGCTGGACGAATGCATGAGCGTGGCCTGCATGGTGGCGTCCGGCATGACCGCCGTCGCCCCGACGCTCGAGATGAAGACCAGCTTCTTCCGGCCCGGCATGCCCGGGAAGATCCGGGGGATCGGGAAGGTGGTGAAGTGGGGCCGGCAGGTCGCCTTCACCGAGGGCGAGCTCTACGACCCCGAGGGGCGGCTGCTCGCCAAGGCCACGGGCACGGCGCTGCCGACGCCCTTCGCCAGCTACAAGAAGTGA
- a CDS encoding SspB family protein, with protein sequence MAQDPPAQDLMNYEALAQDALRGVVKAALKRAAAPEGLPGAHHFYITFKTDAAGVSGPADLLSKYPDEMTIVLQHQYWDLAPGETFFSVTLQFGGQPKRLSIPYAAVTRFYDPSVQFLLQFEPPPAVQTAPAAAAPEPKAVPDAAPPAEGEAKIVSLDQFRKK encoded by the coding sequence ATGGCCCAGGACCCGCCGGCCCAGGATCTGATGAACTACGAGGCCCTCGCGCAGGACGCGCTGCGGGGGGTGGTGAAGGCCGCGCTGAAGCGCGCCGCCGCGCCCGAGGGCCTGCCCGGGGCGCACCATTTCTACATCACCTTCAAGACTGACGCGGCGGGCGTCTCGGGTCCCGCCGACCTGCTCTCGAAGTACCCGGACGAGATGACCATCGTCCTGCAGCACCAGTACTGGGATCTCGCCCCCGGCGAGACGTTCTTCTCGGTGACCCTGCAGTTCGGCGGCCAGCCCAAGCGGCTGTCGATCCCCTATGCGGCGGTGACCCGGTTCTACGATCCCTCGGTGCAGTTCCTGCTGCAGTTCGAGCCGCCGCCGGCGGTCCAGACCGCGCCGGCCGCCGCCGCGCCGGAGCCGAAGGCCGTTCCCGACGCCGCCCCGCCCGCCGAGGGCGAGGCGAAGATCGTCTCCCTGGACCAGTTCCGCAAGAAATGA
- the ybaK gene encoding Cys-tRNA(Pro) deacylase: MALVTPATRALDAAGVAHELATYAYDPHAERVGLQAAEALGVPPDQVLKTLMVVADGKPACVILASDREVSMKKLAAALDAKAAEMMKPADAERITGYRVGGVSPFGQKRRAPVVLDAAALEKPRVYVNGGQRGLQARLAPAEIVRVLQAKVAAVSA, translated from the coding sequence ATGGCGCTCGTGACCCCCGCGACCCGCGCGTTGGACGCGGCGGGCGTCGCCCATGAGCTCGCCACCTACGCCTACGACCCGCACGCCGAGCGGGTCGGGCTGCAGGCCGCCGAGGCGCTCGGGGTCCCACCGGACCAGGTGCTGAAGACCCTCATGGTCGTGGCCGACGGCAAGCCCGCCTGCGTGATCCTGGCCTCGGACCGCGAGGTGTCGATGAAGAAGCTGGCGGCTGCCCTGGACGCCAAGGCCGCCGAGATGATGAAGCCGGCCGACGCCGAGCGGATCACCGGCTACCGGGTCGGCGGCGTCAGCCCCTTCGGCCAGAAGCGCCGCGCGCCGGTCGTGCTGGACGCCGCCGCCCTGGAGAAGCCGCGCGTCTATGTGAACGGCGGCCAGCGCGGCCTGCAGGCGAGGCTCGCGCCGGCCGAGATCGTCCGCGTGCTGCAGGCCAAGGTCGCGGCCGTCAGCGCCTAG
- the fliF gene encoding flagellar basal-body MS-ring/collar protein FliF has protein sequence MNQLLAAIQRFGIGRLAAILGIGAGLAAVLFAMTMGLGEPKALLYSNLDLKEAGSITQALDQAGIKYEVKGDGSTILVGRDKVAATRLMLSSRGLPTAGSVGYEIFDDAKALGQTDFVQQLNRQRALEGELARTIRSLDGITSARVHLVLPKRQLFQEEAEQPSASVNIGVGGRAPSPEQVRAIQNLIAGAVPNLRPDRVTVVDQHAKTLSGGDTGMAAEADSRKSEVEQRIAKQVKNLIEGVVGPGKARVNVSAELELARVTVQQETFDPDGQVIRSESTTDENSRENQEDGAGQAGVAGNLPGAAALGGGGLVGSQSGRQESTTNYEISKTVRTEVQEPGQVKRLSVAVAVDGVTAIGADGQPGAYTPRTAEEMQRIEQLVRTAVGFNQDRGDQVSVINVRFPTPDTVGGVEAANPLMGFDKNDIMRAVEIGVMAIVGILMLIFVARPLLKSATGGGGGGLPMMMGGPQVTRVVTTADGQPMQIAADGTAQLALPGPGHTELESKIDMARIEGQVKASSVKRVAEFVEKHPEESVAILRSWLHETP, from the coding sequence GTGAACCAGTTGCTCGCGGCCATTCAGCGGTTCGGGATCGGGCGTCTGGCCGCCATCCTGGGGATCGGCGCGGGACTGGCGGCCGTGCTGTTCGCCATGACCATGGGCCTGGGCGAGCCCAAGGCCCTGCTCTATTCCAACCTCGACCTCAAGGAAGCCGGCTCGATCACCCAGGCGCTGGACCAGGCCGGGATCAAGTACGAGGTGAAGGGCGACGGCTCCACCATCCTCGTCGGCCGCGACAAGGTGGCAGCCACCCGCCTGATGCTGTCGTCGCGCGGCCTGCCGACCGCCGGTTCGGTCGGCTACGAGATCTTCGACGACGCCAAGGCCCTGGGCCAGACCGATTTCGTCCAGCAGCTCAACCGCCAGCGCGCCCTGGAAGGCGAACTGGCCCGCACCATCCGCAGCCTCGACGGCATCACCTCGGCGCGGGTGCACCTGGTGCTGCCCAAGCGCCAGCTCTTCCAGGAGGAGGCCGAGCAGCCCTCGGCCTCGGTCAACATCGGAGTCGGCGGCCGCGCCCCCAGCCCCGAACAGGTGCGCGCGATCCAGAACCTCATCGCCGGCGCCGTGCCCAACCTGCGGCCCGACCGCGTGACCGTGGTGGACCAGCACGCCAAGACGCTGTCCGGCGGCGACACCGGCATGGCCGCCGAGGCCGACAGCCGCAAGTCCGAGGTCGAGCAGCGCATCGCCAAGCAGGTGAAGAACCTGATCGAGGGCGTCGTCGGCCCCGGCAAGGCGCGCGTCAACGTCTCCGCCGAGCTGGAACTGGCGCGGGTCACCGTGCAGCAGGAGACCTTCGATCCCGACGGCCAGGTGATCCGCTCGGAATCCACCACCGACGAGAACAGCCGCGAGAACCAGGAAGACGGCGCGGGCCAAGCCGGCGTGGCCGGGAACCTGCCCGGCGCCGCGGCGCTGGGCGGCGGCGGCCTGGTCGGCTCGCAGAGCGGGCGCCAGGAATCCACCACCAACTACGAGATCTCCAAGACCGTCCGCACCGAGGTGCAGGAGCCCGGCCAGGTGAAGCGCCTGTCGGTCGCCGTCGCGGTGGACGGCGTCACCGCCATCGGCGCCGACGGCCAGCCGGGCGCCTACACGCCGCGCACCGCCGAGGAGATGCAGCGCATCGAGCAGCTGGTCCGCACCGCCGTCGGCTTCAACCAGGACCGCGGCGACCAGGTCAGCGTCATCAACGTCCGCTTCCCCACGCCCGACACGGTGGGCGGCGTCGAGGCGGCGAACCCGCTGATGGGCTTCGATAAGAACGACATCATGCGCGCGGTCGAGATCGGGGTGATGGCGATCGTCGGGATCCTGATGTTGATCTTCGTCGCCCGGCCGCTGCTGAAGAGCGCGACCGGCGGCGGCGGGGGCGGCCTGCCGATGATGATGGGCGGCCCGCAGGTGACCCGCGTCGTCACCACGGCCGACGGCCAGCCGATGCAGATCGCCGCCGACGGCACGGCCCAGCTCGCCCTGCCCGGCCCCGGTCATACCGAACTGGAGAGCAAGATCGACATGGCCCGCATCGAGGGCCAGGTGAAGGCCAGCTCGGTGAAGCGCGTGGCCGAGTTCGTCGAGAAGCATCCGGAGGAGTCGGTCGCGATCCTCCGTAGCTGGCTGCACGAGACGCCATGA
- a CDS encoding DUF6665 family protein, whose translation MSPLRMPQRLAESPQVDTGEAVLRFELLENLDAGLRRCEWRVQAALAELREHDADGADDPDQRARLLAEAADAVWALVVQHEACDCADHEGLIRRYAIPHEVLARIGAAH comes from the coding sequence ATGTCCCCGCTCCGTATGCCTCAGCGCCTCGCCGAAAGCCCGCAGGTCGACACGGGCGAGGCCGTCCTCAGGTTCGAACTCCTGGAAAACCTCGACGCCGGCCTTCGGCGCTGCGAGTGGCGCGTGCAGGCGGCGCTGGCCGAGCTGCGCGAGCACGACGCGGACGGGGCGGATGATCCCGACCAGCGCGCGCGCCTCCTGGCCGAGGCCGCCGATGCGGTCTGGGCGCTGGTGGTCCAGCACGAAGCCTGCGACTGCGCCGATCACGAGGGGCTGATCCGCCGCTACGCCATCCCCCACGAGGTGCTCGCCCGCATCGGCGCGGCCCACTAG
- the ilvN gene encoding acetolactate synthase small subunit, with product MSDAQPASVYDLAHEEVPENTATFAVLVDNEPGVLHRVVGLFAARGYNIESLTVAETDRNAHTSRITIVTRGTPQVLGQIEAQLQKMVSTRHVQDVTKDPNGLERELALVKVKGTGAERVEALRVSDIFRAKVIDTTHESFVFELTGAPAKIDKFVDLMRPLGLVEVSRTGVLSIQRGVDVF from the coding sequence ATGTCCGACGCCCAGCCCGCCTCCGTCTACGACCTGGCCCACGAGGAGGTCCCCGAGAACACGGCCACCTTCGCCGTGCTGGTGGACAACGAGCCGGGCGTGCTGCACCGCGTGGTCGGGCTGTTCGCCGCCCGCGGCTACAACATCGAAAGCCTCACCGTCGCCGAGACCGACCGCAACGCGCACACCAGCCGGATCACCATCGTCACCCGCGGCACGCCCCAGGTGCTGGGCCAGATCGAGGCCCAGCTGCAGAAGATGGTCTCCACCCGCCACGTCCAGGACGTGACGAAGGACCCGAACGGCCTGGAGCGCGAGCTGGCCCTCGTGAAGGTGAAGGGGACCGGCGCCGAGCGGGTCGAGGCCCTGCGCGTCTCCGACATCTTCCGGGCGAAGGTGATCGACACCACCCACGAGAGCTTCGTCTTCGAGCTGACCGGCGCGCCGGCGAAGATCGACAAGTTCGTGGACCTGATGCGGCCGCTGGGCCTGGTGGAGGTCTCGCGCACCGGCGTGCTCTCGATCCAGCGCGGCGTCGACGTCTTTTAG